TGGATCACCTGCTGCACGGGCGCCCCATTCCCTTGGGGGAGCTTGAGAACCCGGCCTGGAGGCTTCCTGAAGGCTTCCCCGACCCCTGTGCCCCCATCCGGGCCCTGCACGGGGATCGACTGGTGGCTCTGCTCCAGGAGCGGGAGGGGAGGCTCTGGACCACCGCCAACCTGCGCGGCGGGCTCTGAGGAACCTGTCTCAGGCTCGGTCTTCAGCCGGAAGGGTGAAGCCATGACGCAGGATGATGGCCCGGGCGCATCCCAGGTCGTCCCGGGGCACCGGGACGACCCGGACCTTTCCGGAGTGCTGGGCATCCGTGCGATAGACGAAGCCGGCGTCCACCAAGCCGGTCTCCACGTATTCCAGGACTTTCCGTGCATCCTTGGCGAAGACGAACTTGTCCTGGACGCTCTGCAGGAGGCCCAGGGAAGCCAGGAGCAGTTGGGCGTACTCCCCGGCGGGAACCTGAGCGGGATCGCCGATGGCGATCTTGGTGATCCGGTCACTGCAGAGGTCCTCCGGGACGAGATCCGGCCCAAAGGTCTCGAGGGTCACAAGGGTGATCGCGTTGGTGAATGACGAGCTTGAGCCCGTTGAGATTGCAGAGGATGAGCCCCACGCTCCGGTGGGGCGCCAGACGCCCCGGGCGGAGATGCTCGTCGAAGCCTCTCCGGTTGAGGAGTCCCGTCAGCGGATCCAGGTGTTCAGAGGGCCGGAGGGCCGGATCCTGAGGAAGGCCGGACACCGGCAGGAGCAGGACCAGGTGTCCCGCGGCCAGGCCCTGGGGGCTCCAGATGACCGAGATCGAGACCAGGAAGCGCCCTTGGCCCGCCAGGGTGAGGGTCTTCCCCTCGAGGGGGGAGGCCTGGGTGCCGGGGGCCTCCGCTGCCAACCTCACCAGGAGGCGGTCCAGGGCGTCCCCTTCGGTGGAGGCGTGGGCGAAGCACTCCTGCCAGGCGGGGTTCACCTGGCGCAGCCCGGAAGGCGTCTCCAATACGGCCGCAGGCCAAGGCAGGCTCTGGAGGGCCCAGCTGCAGATGCCATCCCGACTCATCCCGGAGGAGGCAGGCGTAAGGGGGTGGGGGAGGTTGCGATGGGGCATGGGTAAAGAACGTTATATATTTTAAAATATTACGATCTGCGCTGCAACCCTCCGTTGCCGCTTGCTTCGCCTCAGCGCTGGTTCCAGTGCAATTTTTCCTGGAGCAGCCTGTAGAAGGGCAGGTCCGGATTCTGGAGGAGGGTGATGGCGTGGGGGTATTTCCGCAGGAAGACCTGGTCACCCGGGAGCATGGGGTATTCCAGCTGGCCGTCGAGGGTGAGATGGGCTTCGTCGGTCTGCTCCAGAGTGATGCAGACGCTGACGGTCCCCGGGACCACGATGGGGCGGAGGGTCAGGCTGTGGGGGCAGATGGGGGAGATTACCCAGGCGTCCAGGGTGGGGTGGAGGATGGGGCCCCCGGCGGAGAGGGAGTAGGCGGTGGAGCCCGTGGGGGAGGCGACGATCAGGCCGTCGGCTTTGATGATGGCAGCGGGGAAGCCGTCGACATGCAGGCCGAACTCCATGATCCGGGCCAGGGTGCCCTTGGCGAGGACCGCATCGTTCAGGATCGCCTGGGAGACCAGTACCTCATCACCCCTGACCAGTTCGGCGTGGAGCATGGTGCGCTGTTCCGGCACCAGGCGTCCCTCGAAGTAGGTCTGGACCGCGGTCCGGGCCTCCGAGGCGGGGTGGGCGGTGAGAAAGCCCAGAGAGCCCAGGTTCACGCCCAGGAGCTGGGTCCCCTGGTGTCCCATGTTCCGGGCTGCTGAGAGCAGGGTGCCGTCACCACCGAGCACCAGGCAGAGATCCGCCGCCGGGAGGGCATCCGCCAGGACCTCCTCGCACTGGAGCTGCTCCGCGGGCAGTCCGGCGCTCTCCCAGGCGGGAAGCAGGGAATACTGGGCCCGGATGCGCCAGCCCCGTTCCAGGAACAGGGGCACCACTTCCCGGAGGGTGCCGACCAGCCAGTCGGATTTGAGTTTGGCGACGATGGCAAGGGTGGGTGAGTGCATGACCTCCTAGGTTACCCTGAGAGCATGGCCAGACGATCCACCAATCACTCCGCCACCCCCTGGTACCGCCGGACCTGGCTCCGTCGCAGCCTCTGGGGGCTCCTCGGGCTCTGTGTCGCAGGCGGCGTAGCCTTCGCCATCGCCTGGTCCTGGTTGAGTCGCGATGCCGACGCCTACATGGAGAACTTCGCACTTCGGGTTCCCAAGACCACCACCAAGGTCCTGGACCGGAACGGAGACACCATCGGCATCTT
The sequence above is drawn from the uncultured Holophaga sp. genome and encodes:
- a CDS encoding NAD(+)/NADH kinase, which gives rise to MHSPTLAIVAKLKSDWLVGTLREVVPLFLERGWRIRAQYSLLPAWESAGLPAEQLQCEEVLADALPAADLCLVLGGDGTLLSAARNMGHQGTQLLGVNLGSLGFLTAHPASEARTAVQTYFEGRLVPEQRTMLHAELVRGDEVLVSQAILNDAVLAKGTLARIMEFGLHVDGFPAAIIKADGLIVASPTGSTAYSLSAGGPILHPTLDAWVISPICPHSLTLRPIVVPGTVSVCITLEQTDEAHLTLDGQLEYPMLPGDQVFLRKYPHAITLLQNPDLPFYRLLQEKLHWNQR
- the modA gene encoding molybdate ABC transporter substrate-binding protein gives rise to the protein MTLETFGPDLVPEDLCSDRITKIAIGDPAQVPAGEYAQLLLASLGLLQSVQDKFVFAKDARKVLEYVETGLVDAGFVYRTDAQHSGKVRVVPVPRDDLGCARAIILRHGFTLPAEDRA